The following are from one region of the Sulfurimicrobium lacus genome:
- a CDS encoding transporter substrate-binding domain-containing diguanylate cyclase, which produces MGIISALLSLFLAAIAYGGADGKDILSSAERVWLTNNQSRLVLAVETGYAPFVFLDDKGRPTGLAHDYLLLIESKLGVHFKQRRFSSLDEIFDKVRSGEVQIVNAVTNTPARSRFLAMTEPFISVPNVIIVRKDQSGAMTELKLAGLKVSLVKSYAVTEHMTNRGLQFVPDIVPDDLTALLNVSFGRSDAAIVDLATASYLISVKGITNLRVAGEVPFDIRLSIGSPIGEPVLHSILQKGLNAATDAERDEIKKRWINTSNQSIYSNRQFWVVLGGVLAGALVIFAVILVWNRTLRQQVAIRTDALVREKEALRESEAQNLALVTQYNRELERQIAERTAELSEVNRKLQQLSEIDGLTGIANRRKFDAELDREWRRAIREKRPLALLMVDIDHFKEYNDRYGHPEGDRCLQLVAEVLHSLIQRTGELVARYGGEEFVVILPGHSIQTAGEVAEKIRYTIEARKIPHLGNVSSQVLTISVGVASMVPDQAERPDTLLNQADACLYEAKREGRNRVVTECRIQ; this is translated from the coding sequence TTGGGTATAATTTCCGCGCTGCTGAGCCTGTTTCTTGCGGCCATCGCCTACGGCGGTGCCGACGGAAAAGACATACTGAGTTCCGCTGAGCGCGTCTGGCTCACCAACAATCAGTCGCGCCTGGTCCTCGCGGTCGAAACCGGCTACGCCCCATTCGTGTTCCTGGACGACAAAGGCCGTCCTACGGGACTTGCCCACGATTACCTGCTGCTGATCGAATCAAAACTCGGCGTTCATTTCAAGCAGAGACGATTTTCGTCACTGGATGAAATTTTCGACAAGGTGCGCAGCGGAGAGGTGCAGATCGTCAACGCCGTGACCAACACGCCGGCCCGCTCCAGGTTCCTCGCGATGACGGAACCTTTCATATCCGTACCGAACGTCATCATCGTGAGAAAAGACCAGTCGGGAGCAATGACCGAGCTCAAGCTTGCGGGATTGAAGGTTTCCCTGGTGAAGAGCTATGCCGTTACCGAACACATGACCAACCGTGGCCTGCAGTTCGTTCCCGACATCGTCCCCGATGATCTCACCGCGCTATTGAATGTCTCGTTCGGTCGCTCCGACGCGGCAATCGTCGATCTTGCGACCGCGTCTTATCTGATCTCGGTAAAAGGCATCACCAATTTGCGTGTGGCGGGAGAAGTGCCGTTCGATATCCGGCTGTCGATCGGCTCGCCAATCGGTGAGCCCGTGTTGCACAGCATTCTCCAGAAGGGACTGAATGCCGCTACGGATGCCGAGCGGGACGAGATAAAGAAGCGCTGGATCAATACCTCAAACCAGAGCATTTACAGTAATCGGCAGTTCTGGGTGGTCCTGGGAGGCGTGCTTGCGGGTGCGCTGGTCATATTTGCCGTGATTCTTGTCTGGAATCGTACGCTGCGGCAGCAAGTTGCCATCCGCACGGATGCGCTGGTCAGGGAAAAGGAAGCGCTAAGGGAAAGCGAGGCGCAGAATCTGGCGCTCGTAACGCAATACAACCGGGAACTGGAGCGGCAGATCGCCGAACGCACGGCCGAGCTCTCCGAGGTGAATCGCAAGCTGCAGCAACTGAGCGAAATCGACGGGCTTACCGGGATTGCCAACCGGCGCAAGTTCGATGCCGAACTGGACAGGGAGTGGCGGCGGGCCATTCGCGAGAAGCGCCCGCTGGCGCTGTTGATGGTCGACATCGATCACTTCAAGGAATACAACGACCGCTACGGACACCCGGAGGGAGACAGGTGTCTGCAGCTGGTCGCCGAGGTGCTGCATTCCCTGATCCAGCGGACCGGCGAGCTGGTCGCTAGGTACGGCGGCGAGGAGTTTGTCGTCATCCTTCCCGGCCATTCGATTCAAACTGCGGGCGAAGTTGCCGAAAAAATTCGCTACACCATCGAGGCCAGGAAAATTCCCCATCTCGGAAATGTTTCATCGCAAGTTCTGACCATCAGCGTCGGCGTGGCCTCGATGGTCCCGGACCAGGCCGAGCGTCCTGACACCTTGCTGAATCAGGCCGACGCCTGCTTGTACGAGGCGAAGCGCGAGGGTCGCAACCGCGTCGTGACGGAATGCAGGATTCAGTGA
- a CDS encoding PH domain-containing protein — protein MSSYVDAVLAEGERIVYRASISHWKYFLSYLVGSLFVLSALGAYIATENTAGAALAMIALLLAAGLALILSAVVRRQTTELVLTDRRIITKRGLVSRDTVEINLNKVESLHVNQGLMGRILNYGDVTVVGTGASLEPLRGIARPLELRKKLGGGMEVAVPKSDR, from the coding sequence ATGAGTTCCTACGTTGATGCCGTCTTGGCCGAAGGCGAACGAATCGTCTATCGCGCCTCCATCTCCCATTGGAAGTATTTCCTTTCCTACCTTGTCGGCAGTCTCTTCGTGTTGTCTGCGCTGGGCGCCTACATCGCCACCGAAAACACCGCCGGTGCGGCACTTGCCATGATTGCGCTACTGCTGGCGGCCGGCCTCGCCCTGATCTTGTCTGCGGTCGTCCGGCGACAAACCACCGAACTGGTCCTGACCGACAGGCGCATTATCACCAAGCGCGGACTCGTATCGCGCGATACGGTCGAGATAAACCTTAACAAGGTGGAGAGCCTGCACGTTAACCAGGGGCTGATGGGCCGCATTCTTAACTATGGCGACGTCACTGTCGTCGGCACGGGTGCTTCTCTTGAGCCGTTGCGCGGCATCGCCAGGCCGCTGGAATTGCGCAAGAAGCTCGGCGGCGGCATGGAGGTCGCCGTCCCGAAGAGCGATCGGTGA
- a CDS encoding CsgG/HfaB family protein, with protein sequence MADGLIHRKTLQLFLAVLLCTLTFSAAAELGLRVRDTPNAAGVEVTQVTPGSLAAEAGLKAGDIILQVEKNAVTSAEQFAQRVRSFPPGAPFSVRISREGWERDLMMKPVAAAVPTPKKFGLRLRDQAPDQPPGHGAQIVAVTPSSSAAGAGLKAGDVVTEVEGRRLSSASELVGKLREACDQNRSLSLTIAREGWEKSVLLAPAAMPAQADPAEWQSADQASDSTALQPARTAADTGARRAPSAGTPEHPQPHVATNLDDASYKAYTDDLEHAKTSYQNADWPAAERYYKQAIQRVPNDPGTWGMLGYALVMQQKYSEAASACNKSLALGVPQPSVLNNLGFSQMKLGAIPEAKAAYLKAIEVAPQWAQPYAGLGALHFNQQEWPLAERYYRLALEREPDNAANRQALEGVLRQQRRMSEFAPPQPAANRPNPGAAVAPAVMPDTLQRQNPEPLPQPRSAPAGRKAMVAVGDFQVKAAGAAPFIGDGMREMLVTTLHNSGNYIVVERMDLQGLAAEQALSRSRMARPGVAIPESQMDVAEIMVYAAVTEFEGAASGGGIQLGVTRLPLNLGRQTSNAHMAIDVRVVDVATGRLIAAQRLTGQAKSSQTTIGTNLSASGDIPLSLGAFKNTPMEQAIREVIQKATAYITSNTPQQYFRHQ encoded by the coding sequence ATGGCTGATGGGTTAATCCACCGTAAAACCTTACAGCTTTTCCTGGCCGTCCTGCTGTGTACGCTGACGTTTTCTGCCGCAGCGGAACTGGGCCTGCGCGTGCGCGATACGCCCAATGCCGCCGGCGTCGAAGTGACGCAGGTCACGCCGGGCAGCCTCGCCGCCGAGGCGGGGCTCAAAGCGGGCGACATCATCCTGCAGGTGGAAAAAAACGCGGTGACGAGTGCCGAGCAGTTCGCCCAGCGGGTGAGAAGCTTCCCTCCAGGCGCGCCGTTTTCCGTCCGCATCTCGCGTGAAGGCTGGGAGCGCGACCTGATGATGAAGCCGGTGGCCGCCGCGGTGCCGACGCCGAAGAAGTTCGGGTTGCGACTCCGGGACCAGGCACCCGATCAGCCGCCCGGCCACGGCGCGCAGATCGTCGCGGTGACGCCATCGAGCAGCGCGGCAGGTGCCGGGCTGAAAGCGGGCGATGTGGTCACCGAGGTCGAGGGGCGCAGACTGTCCAGCGCGAGCGAGCTTGTCGGGAAACTGCGCGAAGCCTGCGACCAGAACCGGTCGCTGAGCCTGACCATCGCGCGCGAAGGCTGGGAGAAATCAGTGCTGCTCGCCCCCGCTGCCATGCCTGCGCAGGCCGACCCTGCCGAGTGGCAGAGCGCCGACCAGGCATCTGACTCAACAGCGCTGCAGCCTGCCCGTACTGCGGCAGACACGGGCGCCAGGCGGGCGCCATCGGCCGGCACGCCAGAACACCCGCAACCCCACGTCGCGACCAACCTGGACGATGCCTCCTACAAGGCGTACACGGACGATCTCGAGCATGCCAAAACAAGCTACCAGAACGCCGACTGGCCCGCCGCCGAACGCTATTACAAGCAGGCGATCCAGCGCGTCCCCAACGATCCGGGCACCTGGGGCATGCTGGGCTACGCGCTGGTCATGCAGCAGAAATACAGCGAAGCAGCCAGCGCCTGCAACAAGTCCCTGGCCTTGGGCGTGCCCCAGCCCAGCGTCCTGAACAACCTCGGCTTCAGCCAGATGAAACTGGGCGCGATACCCGAGGCCAAAGCCGCCTATCTCAAAGCCATCGAAGTCGCCCCGCAATGGGCGCAACCCTATGCCGGCCTGGGCGCGCTGCACTTCAACCAGCAGGAATGGCCGCTGGCCGAGAGATACTACCGGCTGGCGCTCGAACGCGAACCGGACAACGCGGCGAACCGGCAGGCATTGGAAGGCGTCTTGCGCCAGCAACGCAGGATGAGCGAATTCGCGCCGCCGCAGCCCGCAGCAAACCGTCCAAACCCCGGCGCAGCGGTTGCCCCGGCGGTCATGCCGGACACGCTGCAACGGCAGAATCCGGAGCCGTTGCCTCAGCCGAGATCCGCGCCAGCCGGGCGCAAGGCCATGGTCGCGGTCGGCGATTTCCAGGTGAAGGCGGCGGGGGCGGCGCCCTTCATCGGCGACGGCATGCGCGAGATGCTGGTCACCACGCTGCACAACAGCGGCAACTACATCGTGGTCGAGCGCATGGACCTGCAGGGCCTGGCGGCCGAGCAGGCGCTGTCGCGCTCGCGCATGGCGCGCCCCGGCGTGGCGATTCCCGAAAGCCAGATGGATGTGGCCGAGATCATGGTATACGCCGCCGTCACCGAGTTCGAGGGCGCGGCGAGCGGGGGCGGCATACAGCTGGGCGTTACCCGGCTGCCGCTCAACCTGGGGCGCCAGACCTCGAACGCGCACATGGCGATCGACGTGCGCGTGGTCGACGTGGCGACGGGCCGCCTGATTGCGGCCCAGCGCCTTACCGGCCAGGCGAAATCCTCGCAAACCACCATCGGGACCAACCTTTCCGCCAGCGGGGACATCCCGCTCAGCCTAGGCGCTTTCAAGAACACGCCGATGGAGCAGGCGATCCGCGAAGTCATCCAGAAGGCGACGGCGTATATCACCAGCAATACGCCGCAGCAGTATTTCCGGCACCAGTAG
- a CDS encoding sulfurtransferase TusA family protein, with product MEATQTLDARGLNCPLPILRTKKSLNAMQSGDTLKVVATDPGSLKDMVSFCTQTGNALLSSQQTGGDFEFFIRKA from the coding sequence ATGGAAGCGACTCAAACCCTCGACGCGCGCGGCCTCAACTGCCCCCTGCCCATCCTGCGCACCAAGAAGTCCCTGAACGCCATGCAATCCGGCGATACCCTGAAGGTGGTGGCGACCGACCCCGGCTCGCTCAAGGACATGGTCTCCTTCTGCACCCAGACCGGCAACGCGCTGCTCTCATCGCAACAGACGGGCGGCGATTTCGAATTCTTCATCCGCAAAGCCTGA
- a CDS encoding type II toxin-antitoxin system Phd/YefM family antitoxin, whose translation MHSWQIQEAKARISEVVKCAQNQGPQEITLHGKPVAVLVSCETYDRLAHRSDSLLEFMHRSPLYGLEEIEFVRDQSLTREVEL comes from the coding sequence ATGCACTCATGGCAAATACAGGAAGCGAAGGCGCGCATCTCGGAAGTCGTCAAATGCGCACAGAATCAGGGGCCGCAGGAAATTACGCTGCACGGCAAGCCCGTCGCGGTCCTGGTCTCCTGTGAGACCTATGACCGGCTAGCCCACAGGAGCGATTCCCTGCTCGAATTCATGCACCGCTCGCCCTTGTACGGACTTGAAGAAATCGAATTCGTGCGCGACCAGAGCCTCACCCGCGAGGTTGAGCTTTGA
- the dsrE2 gene encoding sulfur carrier protein DsrE2, translating to MSIAKLQPVDSHTGAMPSDLASLETWFDQRLDEKLAEREAAKTPSLAIIATKGTMDMAYPPFILATTAAALGWDASIFFTFYGLELLKKDLHLKVSPLGNPAMPMKMPFGPEWLQHINMPIPNLVAGNLPGFENFATSMMEQTVKAKGVPSIKELRDISIESGVKLVACQMTVDLFNYSKDEFIPEIADWIGATSYLVDAKNADVCLFV from the coding sequence ATGAGCATCGCCAAACTGCAACCCGTGGACAGCCACACCGGGGCCATGCCGAGCGACCTGGCCAGCCTGGAGACATGGTTCGACCAGCGGCTGGACGAGAAACTGGCCGAACGCGAGGCGGCGAAAACCCCCTCGCTCGCCATCATCGCCACCAAGGGCACCATGGACATGGCCTACCCGCCCTTCATCCTCGCCACCACCGCCGCTGCCCTGGGCTGGGACGCCTCGATCTTCTTCACTTTCTACGGACTGGAACTGCTGAAGAAGGACCTGCACCTCAAGGTCTCGCCGCTGGGCAACCCCGCCATGCCGATGAAGATGCCGTTCGGCCCGGAATGGCTGCAACACATCAATATGCCCATCCCCAACCTCGTCGCCGGCAACCTGCCCGGCTTCGAAAACTTCGCCACCAGCATGATGGAACAGACCGTCAAGGCCAAGGGCGTGCCCAGCATCAAGGAACTGCGCGACATCAGCATCGAATCCGGCGTCAAGCTGGTCGCCTGCCAGATGACCGTCGATCTGTTCAACTACAGCAAGGACGAGTTCATCCCGGAAATCGCGGACTGGATCGGCGCGACCAGCTATCTGGTGGATGCGAAGAACGCCGATGTGTGTTTGTTCGTTTGA
- a CDS encoding VIT and vWA domain-containing protein produces MNWFRKLAAVLAAAASLGAPPGAWAEESPPDSKTLAPYFFIDSSDPSVDRLPLKSTDVEVKIAGVIADVKVTQHYKNEGTRPIEARYVFPASTRAAVYGMRMRVGKRLVEAQIREKQQARAEYETAKKEGKSASLLEQQRPNVFQMNVANIMPGDDIAVELNYTETLVPTEGKYQFVFPTVVGPRYNGSTASGSGVKEQWVAQPTQHAGEAPKSAFGMKLVIDSPIPVKEVSSSSHTIRVAGKDSRRVEVNLDAANNNGNRDFILDYSLAGKEIESGVMLYQGKDENFFLALIEPPKRVTGNEIVPREYIFILDISGSMHGYPLETAKTLLRKLVGGLKPSDSFNVMLFAGDNSILAPTSLPATNENIDKAISVINRQQGGGGTELLPAMRRALALPRDDSRARSFVVITDGYITVEKQAFELVRNNLNNANVFSFGIGSSVNRHLMEGLAHAGQGEAFIATDSTQAEAVAEKFRRYVESPVWTHLKLKIDGLDAYDIQPASVPDLFASRPVVLMGKWRGEPKGSITIAGHAGNGPASRSVTIDASRVSPDSSALRYLWARSRIADLADTTLLDGSASEETVRTVTELGLKYNLLTDYTSFIAVDKVIRNTEGSDTVDQPLPMPEGVSDLALGSEVPSTPEPEFYALIAMAGGIGAWLRRRKQGREKKS; encoded by the coding sequence ATGAACTGGTTTCGCAAACTCGCCGCAGTGCTCGCCGCTGCGGCATCCCTGGGCGCGCCGCCTGGAGCATGGGCAGAGGAATCGCCCCCGGACAGCAAGACCCTCGCACCGTATTTCTTCATCGACAGCTCCGACCCGTCCGTGGACCGCCTGCCCCTCAAATCGACCGACGTGGAAGTGAAGATCGCCGGCGTCATCGCAGACGTGAAGGTGACCCAGCACTACAAGAACGAGGGCACGCGGCCGATCGAAGCACGCTACGTGTTCCCGGCCTCGACCCGGGCCGCCGTTTACGGCATGCGCATGCGTGTCGGCAAGCGCCTGGTGGAAGCGCAGATCCGCGAGAAGCAGCAGGCGCGCGCCGAGTACGAGACCGCGAAGAAGGAAGGCAAGAGCGCCTCGCTGCTGGAGCAGCAGCGCCCCAACGTGTTCCAGATGAACGTGGCCAACATCATGCCGGGCGACGACATCGCGGTGGAGCTGAACTACACCGAGACCCTGGTGCCCACCGAGGGCAAGTACCAGTTCGTCTTCCCCACCGTGGTCGGGCCGCGCTACAACGGCAGCACGGCGAGCGGCAGCGGCGTGAAGGAGCAATGGGTGGCGCAGCCCACGCAGCATGCCGGCGAAGCACCGAAATCCGCCTTCGGCATGAAGCTGGTGATCGATTCGCCGATCCCGGTCAAGGAGGTGTCCTCGTCTTCGCACACGATCCGCGTCGCTGGCAAGGACAGTCGCCGCGTGGAAGTAAATCTCGACGCCGCCAACAACAACGGCAACCGCGACTTCATCCTCGACTACAGCCTCGCCGGCAAGGAAATCGAGTCCGGCGTGATGCTGTACCAGGGCAAGGACGAAAACTTCTTCCTCGCCCTGATCGAGCCGCCCAAGCGCGTGACCGGCAACGAGATCGTGCCGCGCGAGTACATCTTCATCCTCGACATTTCCGGCTCGATGCACGGCTACCCGCTGGAAACCGCCAAGACCCTGCTGCGCAAGCTGGTCGGAGGACTCAAACCGAGCGACAGCTTCAACGTGATGCTGTTCGCCGGCGACAACTCCATCCTGGCGCCGACCTCCCTGCCCGCCACCAACGAGAACATCGACAAGGCCATTTCCGTCATCAACCGCCAGCAGGGCGGCGGCGGAACCGAACTGCTGCCGGCCATGCGCCGCGCCCTGGCGCTGCCGCGCGACGACAGCCGCGCCCGCAGCTTCGTGGTGATCACCGACGGCTACATCACGGTGGAGAAGCAAGCCTTCGAACTGGTGCGCAACAACCTGAACAACGCCAACGTGTTTTCCTTCGGCATCGGCTCCTCGGTCAACCGCCACCTGATGGAAGGCCTGGCCCACGCCGGTCAGGGCGAGGCGTTCATCGCCACCGATTCCACCCAGGCCGAGGCGGTAGCGGAAAAATTCCGCCGCTACGTCGAAAGCCCGGTGTGGACGCATCTCAAGCTCAAAATCGACGGCCTCGACGCCTACGACATCCAGCCCGCCAGCGTGCCCGACCTGTTCGCCTCGCGCCCGGTGGTGCTGATGGGCAAATGGCGCGGCGAGCCCAAGGGCAGCATCACCATCGCAGGTCACGCCGGCAACGGCCCGGCCAGCCGCAGCGTGACCATCGACGCCAGCCGGGTATCGCCCGACAGCAGCGCCCTGCGCTACCTGTGGGCGCGCAGCCGCATCGCCGACCTGGCCGACACGACACTGCTGGACGGCAGCGCCAGCGAGGAGACGGTGCGCACGGTGACCGAACTAGGCCTGAAATATAACCTGCTGACCGACTACACCTCCTTCATCGCGGTGGATAAGGTGATCCGCAACACCGAAGGCAGCGACACCGTGGACCAGCCCCTGCCCATGCCTGAAGGCGTGAGCGACCTGGCGCTGGGGAGCGAGGTGCCGAGCACGCCCGAGCCGGAGTTCTACGCGCTGATCGCCATGGCGGGCGGCATAGGAGCGTGGTTGCGGCGCAGGAAGCAGGGGCGGGAAAAGAAATCCTGA
- a CDS encoding type II toxin-antitoxin system VapC family toxin, which yields MSYLVDTNVLSELRRKNPNPGVVTWFTQRPATTLYLSVLTLGEIRKGIEGLGDEKRRMALLDWLETDLPAFFTGRILPVDAPVADRWGRLVAAAGRPLPAIDSLLAATALVHDLVLVTRNSRDFSDLPVQLINPWAE from the coding sequence TTGAGCTACCTCGTCGATACCAACGTGCTATCGGAATTGCGGCGCAAGAACCCAAACCCCGGCGTCGTAACCTGGTTCACGCAACGCCCCGCCACCACCTTGTACCTGAGCGTCCTCACGCTGGGTGAGATACGCAAAGGCATCGAAGGTCTGGGCGACGAAAAGCGGCGCATGGCTTTGCTGGACTGGCTGGAAACAGACCTGCCCGCCTTCTTTACCGGAAGAATCCTCCCCGTTGACGCCCCCGTCGCGGACCGCTGGGGACGGCTGGTAGCAGCGGCCGGGCGCCCCTTGCCCGCGATTGACAGTCTGCTGGCGGCGACCGCGCTAGTGCACGATCTGGTTCTGGTAACGCGAAATAGCCGAGATTTCAGCGATCTTCCGGTTCAGTTGATCAATCCTTGGGCGGAATGA
- a CDS encoding TetR/AcrR family transcriptional regulator, whose protein sequence is MNPDTDTRSRILATAREMFHGRSYADVGIQEICLGAKVQKGSFYHFFASKRDLAMAVIDDVAEEWAHGFVAEAFDQDLPPVERLDYMIDAAYYWQKASSDPEGRMPGCLFGNLALEMSTRDDVMRSRLNAVFDKAMDKFRVTLDEAVRTGALAAMDTEATATAMLAYLEGVILLAKARNDPELILVLGPAIKTLRIELSH, encoded by the coding sequence ATGAACCCAGATACCGACACCCGCTCCCGCATCCTCGCCACCGCCCGCGAAATGTTCCACGGCCGCAGCTACGCGGACGTGGGCATTCAGGAAATCTGCCTGGGCGCCAAGGTGCAGAAGGGCAGCTTCTACCACTTCTTCGCCTCCAAGCGCGATCTGGCCATGGCGGTCATCGACGACGTGGCCGAGGAGTGGGCGCACGGCTTCGTGGCCGAGGCGTTCGACCAGGACCTGCCGCCGGTCGAGCGCCTGGACTACATGATCGACGCCGCCTATTACTGGCAGAAGGCGTCTTCCGATCCGGAGGGGCGCATGCCCGGCTGCCTGTTCGGCAACCTGGCGCTGGAAATGAGCACCCGCGACGACGTCATGCGCTCCCGGCTGAACGCCGTGTTCGACAAGGCCATGGACAAGTTCCGCGTAACGCTCGACGAGGCGGTGCGCACCGGCGCGCTGGCGGCGATGGACACGGAGGCCACGGCCACCGCCATGCTGGCCTACCTCGAAGGCGTCATCCTGCTCGCCAAGGCGCGCAACGATCCCGAGCTGATCCTGGTGCTGGGTCCGGCCATCAAGACATTGCGCATCGAACTGAGCCACTGA
- a CDS encoding CsgG/HfaB family protein, translated as MVNIFLRAAACRDRLLLFAMLLWCTALHAAGSLGMSVADTADGVTVTAVHAQGPAARAGVQVGDVILALQAQAVTSAAQLAVAVRASPAQDELELKISRAGWTRTLRLVAATTSTPAAPETVASAEQGEWEQRADRHAYAGQFADAVAAYQKALAAGPPRASIYHGLGWNYYNLARYEEADQAFRRALELDPDNPNTLLTMGTTQMQLGRTEAAQGYWQKASALDPQGEIGNIARTNLAKTAYNAQLKGGGGSVAGRSDGLKAIVAVGDFQVKAAKATTEIGDGLREMLHTALHNSGYFIVVERMDLKGLAAEQTLSHSRMARPESALPESRMDIAEIMVYAAVTEFEPQAKSANWVNVMPRMPLAVSQNYNESHMALDMRVVDVASGRVLATQRIPGLAIAMKASLSTVIPGTRLGIPVGLSVYRNTPMELAIRDCIQKAVMYVINNTPEDYYRHR; from the coding sequence GTGGTCAACATTTTTCTCCGGGCGGCTGCTTGCCGCGACCGGCTCCTGCTGTTCGCCATGCTGCTGTGGTGCACTGCGCTGCATGCCGCGGGCAGCTTGGGAATGAGCGTGGCGGACACCGCCGATGGCGTGACCGTCACCGCCGTGCATGCGCAAGGCCCGGCGGCCCGCGCCGGGGTGCAGGTGGGCGACGTGATCCTGGCGCTGCAGGCGCAGGCCGTCACCAGCGCTGCCCAGCTGGCCGTGGCAGTGCGCGCGAGCCCGGCACAGGATGAGCTGGAGCTGAAGATTTCGCGCGCCGGCTGGACGCGAACCCTCAGGCTGGTCGCGGCGACGACATCGACGCCCGCAGCGCCTGAGACCGTAGCGTCGGCCGAACAGGGCGAATGGGAACAGCGCGCAGACCGTCACGCCTACGCCGGGCAGTTCGCCGACGCCGTGGCCGCCTACCAGAAGGCGCTCGCCGCCGGTCCGCCGCGGGCCAGCATCTATCACGGACTGGGCTGGAATTACTACAACCTGGCACGCTACGAGGAAGCCGACCAGGCCTTCCGCCGGGCATTGGAACTGGACCCCGACAATCCCAACACCCTGCTCACCATGGGGACCACCCAGATGCAACTGGGCCGCACCGAGGCGGCACAGGGGTATTGGCAAAAGGCGTCCGCGCTGGACCCCCAGGGCGAGATCGGCAACATCGCCCGCACCAATCTGGCCAAGACCGCCTACAACGCGCAGCTCAAGGGTGGCGGGGGAAGCGTGGCGGGACGCAGCGACGGTTTGAAAGCCATCGTCGCGGTGGGCGATTTCCAGGTGAAGGCCGCCAAGGCCACGACGGAGATCGGCGACGGCTTGCGCGAAATGCTGCACACCGCGCTGCACAACAGCGGCTATTTCATCGTGGTGGAACGCATGGACCTGAAGGGGCTGGCGGCAGAGCAGACGCTGTCGCACTCGCGCATGGCCCGGCCGGAAAGCGCCCTGCCCGAGAGCCGCATGGACATAGCCGAAATCATGGTTTACGCCGCGGTAACCGAGTTCGAGCCGCAAGCCAAGTCGGCCAACTGGGTCAACGTGATGCCCAGGATGCCGCTGGCCGTCAGCCAGAACTACAACGAATCGCACATGGCGCTGGACATGCGCGTGGTGGATGTCGCGTCGGGGCGGGTGCTGGCGACACAGCGCATCCCGGGGCTGGCCATCGCCATGAAGGCGTCGCTGTCCACGGTCATACCGGGCACCCGCCTGGGCATCCCGGTCGGCCTGAGCGTGTACCGCAACACGCCGATGGAACTGGCGATCCGCGACTGCATCCAGAAAGCGGTGATGTACGTCATCAACAACACGCCGGAGGACTACTACCGGCATCGCTAG
- a CDS encoding metal-dependent hydrolase has protein sequence MFFAHLPAGYLFTSALSRSRRVRRGISLRVFMAAGLAGSIFPDIDLLYFFLIDQRQHHHHTYWTHLPLFWITMSAIALLFFAARKNTAALACTLVFGANIFLHLMLDTLVGDIWWLYPLVDQPFALSTVPALYSPWWLNFVLHWSMAVEAGIVLAASLHLRQPFHANFTPISPPLPNPFRQIRQAFSRRVP, from the coding sequence ATGTTCTTCGCCCACCTCCCCGCAGGCTACCTGTTCACCTCAGCCCTGAGCCGATCGCGGCGCGTCCGCCGCGGCATCTCTCTGCGCGTTTTCATGGCCGCCGGGCTGGCGGGCAGCATCTTTCCCGACATCGACCTGCTGTATTTTTTCCTCATCGACCAGCGCCAGCATCACCACCACACCTACTGGACGCATCTGCCACTTTTCTGGATCACCATGTCGGCAATCGCGCTGCTGTTTTTTGCCGCGCGTAAGAACACCGCCGCCCTTGCCTGCACGCTGGTATTCGGCGCCAACATATTCCTTCATCTCATGCTGGACACCTTGGTGGGCGATATCTGGTGGCTCTATCCTTTGGTCGATCAGCCATTCGCCTTATCCACCGTGCCCGCCCTCTACTCCCCGTGGTGGCTAAACTTCGTGTTGCACTGGTCGATGGCGGTTGAGGCGGGAATCGTGCTGGCTGCTTCCCTCCATCTACGCCAGCCATTTCACGCAAATTTCACCCCGATTTCCCCTCCCCTTCCCAATCCTTTCAGGCAAATCCGCCAAGCTTTCTCCCGACGCGTTCCATAA